In the Ilumatobacteraceae bacterium genome, one interval contains:
- a CDS encoding AarF/ABC1/UbiB kinase family protein — MMRKSWAGRSAKVAKLGAKVGGNYASTAARKVFASTERRVELDSAREMKTAEAVAAELGQMKGALMKLGQMASYLDEGLPEPMRLALAQLRSEAPPMSSELAAQVVERELGGRPDDVFVEWDPIPIAAASIGQVHRAIALHPDTGDEIPVAVKVQYPGVDEAITADLKNAGMLGTMLKQGFGGLDPDEMVAEIKERLVEELDYRLEARNQAEFADYYRDHPFIHVPDVVPDYSTGRVLTSELVVGATWDELLTWEQRERDLAAETIFRFVFRSLYLMRAFNGDPHPGNYLFHGDGRVTFLDFGLVKHFTPDEMRTFASMVEAAAVDDDAAEFRSILERAGMLAPGAPVPTDEVGEYFRRFYEPVAEDREMTWTGEYASSIVRHTFDRTSPISQYATVPRAFVFIQRINLGLYALLGELGATGNYRRIAEELWPFMRATPSTDIGVAEAAWLAANPRP; from the coding sequence ATGATGCGCAAGTCGTGGGCGGGGCGTTCCGCCAAGGTCGCCAAGCTGGGCGCCAAGGTCGGCGGCAACTACGCATCGACGGCCGCACGGAAGGTGTTCGCGTCGACCGAGCGCCGGGTCGAGCTCGACTCGGCCCGCGAGATGAAGACCGCCGAGGCGGTCGCCGCGGAACTGGGCCAGATGAAGGGCGCGCTGATGAAGCTCGGCCAGATGGCGAGCTACCTCGACGAAGGCCTGCCCGAGCCGATGCGTCTGGCGCTGGCCCAGCTGCGGTCCGAGGCGCCACCCATGTCGAGCGAACTCGCGGCACAGGTGGTCGAGCGTGAACTCGGTGGGCGTCCCGACGATGTCTTCGTCGAGTGGGACCCGATCCCGATCGCCGCCGCGTCGATCGGCCAAGTCCACCGGGCGATCGCCCTCCACCCCGACACCGGCGACGAGATCCCGGTCGCGGTCAAGGTGCAGTACCCGGGTGTCGACGAGGCGATCACGGCCGACCTGAAGAACGCCGGCATGCTCGGCACGATGCTCAAGCAGGGCTTCGGCGGTCTCGACCCCGACGAGATGGTCGCTGAGATCAAGGAACGGCTCGTCGAAGAACTCGACTACCGGCTCGAAGCCCGCAACCAGGCCGAGTTCGCCGACTACTACCGAGACCATCCGTTCATCCACGTGCCCGACGTCGTGCCGGACTACTCCACCGGCCGGGTACTGACCTCCGAACTCGTCGTCGGCGCCACCTGGGACGAACTCCTCACCTGGGAGCAGCGCGAACGAGACCTGGCGGCCGAGACCATCTTCCGGTTCGTGTTCCGCAGCCTCTACCTGATGCGGGCCTTCAACGGCGATCCGCACCCGGGCAACTACCTGTTCCACGGCGACGGGCGGGTCACGTTCCTCGACTTCGGCCTGGTCAAGCACTTCACACCCGACGAGATGCGGACCTTCGCATCGATGGTCGAGGCCGCAGCGGTCGACGACGACGCGGCCGAGTTCCGCTCCATCCTCGAGCGGGCAGGCATGCTCGCGCCCGGCGCACCCGTCCCCACCGACGAGGTTGGCGAGTACTTCCGCCGCTTCTACGAACCGGTCGCCGAAGACCGGGAGATGACCTGGACGGGCGAGTACGCCAGCAGCATCGTGCGGCACACGTTCGACCGCACGAGCCCGATCTCGCAGTACGCGACCGTGCCGCGGGCGTTCGTGTTCATCCAGCGCATCAACCTCGGGCTGTATGCGCTGCTCGGCGAGCTCGGCGCCACGGGCAACTATCGGCGGATCGCCGAAGAGCTCTGGCCGTTCATGCGAGCCACGCCGTCGACCGACATCGGTGTCGCCGAGGCGGCCTGGCTCGCCGCCAACCCGCGACCCTGA
- a CDS encoding alpha/beta fold hydrolase, with amino-acid sequence MVLLHGWTATADINWFTCYAALSERYRVVAFDHRGHGRGIRSRRPFRLEDCADDVAAVADALGIDTFVPVGYSMGGPVAQLTWQRHRDRVDALVLCATTPYFAGKRPERLSFIGLTGLAALARFTPVQARDWITDQVYLQRKTDTWGTWATEQVAEHDWKAILEAGRAIGEFSSSDWIGDIDVPTSVVITMDDPVVPLRRQVKLFDWIPGAEAFRVEGGHDAVVANAKRFVPQLMRAVDSATTRAGH; translated from the coding sequence GTGGTGCTACTGCACGGATGGACGGCCACGGCCGACATCAACTGGTTCACCTGCTACGCAGCTCTGAGCGAGCGCTACCGCGTCGTCGCCTTCGATCACCGTGGCCACGGCCGCGGCATCCGCAGCCGCCGTCCCTTCCGGCTCGAGGACTGCGCCGACGACGTCGCCGCGGTCGCGGATGCGCTCGGCATCGACACGTTCGTCCCGGTCGGCTATTCGATGGGCGGCCCGGTGGCCCAGCTGACCTGGCAGCGCCATCGCGACCGCGTCGATGCACTCGTGCTGTGCGCGACGACCCCGTACTTCGCCGGCAAGCGTCCTGAGCGACTGTCGTTCATCGGACTCACCGGTCTCGCCGCGCTCGCACGCTTCACGCCCGTGCAGGCCCGCGACTGGATCACCGACCAGGTGTACCTCCAACGCAAGACCGACACCTGGGGAACGTGGGCGACCGAGCAGGTCGCCGAGCACGACTGGAAGGCGATCCTCGAGGCCGGTAGGGCGATCGGCGAGTTCTCGTCGTCCGACTGGATCGGTGACATCGACGTGCCGACCTCGGTCGTCATCACGATGGACGACCCCGTGGTGCCGCTGCGGCGGCAGGTCAAGCTGTTCGACTGGATCCCCGGCGCCGAGGCGTTCCGGGTCGAGGGCGGCCACGACGCGGTCGTCGCCAACGCGAAACGTTTCGTCCCACAGCTCATGCGGGCCGTCGACTCGGCGACGACGCGGGCGGGCCACTGA
- the greA gene encoding transcription elongation factor GreA, translating into MATQKFSRDAYDRLQAEFHDLTTRGRIEVADKIERAREEGDLKENAGYHAAKDEQGHMEGRIRQLEHMLENCEIVEDQSVYTIVYDGDSDDMAERYVIGNMEEQVDGADVISPASPLGAALQTASEGDTVSYDAPNGALTVKVLKVESV; encoded by the coding sequence ATGGCGACTCAGAAGTTCTCACGCGACGCCTACGACCGGCTCCAGGCGGAATTCCACGACCTGACCACACGTGGCCGGATCGAGGTGGCCGACAAGATCGAACGGGCCCGGGAAGAAGGCGATCTCAAGGAGAACGCCGGCTACCACGCCGCCAAAGACGAACAGGGCCACATGGAGGGCCGCATTCGTCAGCTCGAACACATGCTGGAGAACTGTGAGATCGTCGAAGACCAGAGCGTGTACACGATCGTGTACGACGGCGACTCCGACGACATGGCGGAGCGGTACGTCATCGGCAACATGGAAGAGCAGGTCGACGGAGCCGATGTGATCAGCCCGGCGAGCCCGCTCGGCGCCGCGCTCCAGACGGCGTCCGAGGGCGACACCGTCTCGTACGACGCCCCCAACGGCGCGCTCACCGTCAAGGTGTTGAAAGTGGAGTCCGTCTGA
- a CDS encoding VOC family protein gives MEIHELDHLVLNVSDVERSLAWYTGLLGLDGVRVDEWRRGEAPFPSVRVSPGCIIDLFAADEVAPAGSLNHFCLVARRTDVDAIADDDRFTVVDGPDRRYGARGDGWSIYVTDPDGNTVEIRSYD, from the coding sequence GTGGAGATTCACGAGTTGGATCACTTGGTGCTGAACGTCTCCGATGTCGAGCGTTCGCTCGCCTGGTACACCGGCCTCTTGGGGCTCGACGGCGTCCGCGTCGACGAATGGCGACGGGGAGAGGCACCGTTCCCTTCCGTTCGGGTGAGCCCCGGCTGCATCATCGATCTGTTCGCCGCCGACGAGGTCGCACCGGCGGGCAGCCTGAACCACTTCTGTCTCGTCGCGCGGAGGACCGACGTCGACGCCATCGCCGACGACGATCGGTTCACGGTCGTCGACGGACCCGATCGACGGTACGGGGCCCGCGGCGACGGGTGGTCGATCTACGTCACCGACCCCGACGGCAACACCGTCGAGATCCGCAGCTACGACTGA